In Apostichopus japonicus isolate 1M-3 chromosome 5, ASM3797524v1, whole genome shotgun sequence, a single window of DNA contains:
- the LOC139967591 gene encoding probable G-protein coupled receptor No18 codes for MESLDTDFTTMRDDVTGNSVTIDETTGENEEDISLIALTAKLVILGCLIVCGVVGNTLVVISVFKFRSLRIVANYFIVSLAAADLMVSFLIMPMALHQEITRGVWKLGGGICDLWVAIDVLTCTSSIWNLCSISVDRFLAINHPIQYAIRRTPTMAVVVIVSMWLFCFMISIPALLAVGGFDETKGQGECALNVSPIFQISSSMLSFYFPCFILLFVYYKIYRSVQALSKRRPGEKVIPKRVLRDPTSRAETLNTKAETMATQIDEMDRLKIQQPNGSGSTASGMSELPNTECLPSKPSKSISKRDRHQSTKKISVAKERRATSVLSIVVTVFICCWLPFFITNVLIGIGCNVTFQTFNAVTWLGWANSAANPLIYTIFNREFRQAFRKILTCKMNQHSPYSQRY; via the coding sequence ATGGAGTCTTTGGATACAGACTTCACTACAATGCGAGATGATGTCACAGGAAATTCAGTGACAATTGACGAAACCACAGGAGAAAATGAAGAAGATATATCTCTGATTGCCTTAACAGCAAAGCTGGTTATCCTTGGTTGTTTAATTGTATGTGGAGTAGTAGGAAATACACTCGTCGTTATATCAGTCTTCAAGTTTCGGAGTTTAAGAATAGTTGCCAACTACTTTATCGTTTCATTAGCAGCGGCTGATCTGATGGTGAGTTTCTTGATAATGCCAATGGCTCTACATCAGGAGATCACGAGAGGGGTTTGGAAACTTGGGGGTGGAATATGCGATCTTTGGGTTGCCATAGACGTATTGACCTGTACTTCGTCGATATGGAATCTATGCTCTATAAGTGTGGATCGTTTCTTAGCAATCAACCATCCGATACAATACGCGATTAGACGTACTCCGACTATGGCAGTCGTTGTGATTGTTTCCATGtggttattttgttttatgatatcaATTCCCGCGCTTCTTGCCGTCGGCGGTTTTGACGAAACCAAAGGACAGGGTGAGTGCGCTCTTAATGTTAGTCCAATTTTTCAGATTTCATCTTCAATGCTCTCATTTTATTTCCCTTGTTTCATTCTCCTCTTCGTTTACTATAAAATTTACCGATCAGTACAAGCTTTGAGTAAACGAAGACCCGGCGAAAAAGTTATACCTAAGAGAGTTTTAAGGGATCCTACATCAAGAGCAGAAACTTTAAATACAAAAGCAGAAACTATGGCGACACAGATAGACGAAATGGATAGGCTTAAAATACAGCAGCCAAACGGCAGTGGTAGTACGGCGAGTGGTATGAGTGAATTGCCTAATACAGAATGCTTACCGAGTAAGCCATCTAAATCAATATCCAAGCGTGATCGACATCAGAGCACGAAGAAAATCTCGGTTGCCAAGGAGCGTCGGGCGACGTCTGTCCTCTCCATAGTTGTGACAGTGTTCATTTGTTGCTGGCTTCCGTTTTTCATTACTAACGTCTTAATTGGAATTGGTTGTAACGTAACCTTTCAAACGTTCAATGCAGTTACGTGGTTAGGCTGGGCCAACTCTGCAGCTAACCCACTCATTTACACAATATTCAACCGTGAATTTAGACAAGCATTTCGAAAGATACTGACTTGTAAGATGAACCAACATTCACCTTACTCTCAGAGATATTAA